One part of the Ranitomeya imitator isolate aRanImi1 chromosome 10, aRanImi1.pri, whole genome shotgun sequence genome encodes these proteins:
- the LOC138652279 gene encoding uncharacterized protein yields the protein MDPVTSATPPRPLMDPVTSATPPRPLMDPVTSATPPRPFMDPVTSATPTGRLMDPLTSATPPHPLMDPVTSAIPPRPLMDPVTSATPTGHLMDPVTSATPPRPLMDPVTSATPLRPLMDPVTSASPPRPLMDPVTSASPPRPLMDPVTSATPPRPLMDPVTSATPPRPLMDPVTSASPPRPLVDPVTSATPPRPLMDPVTSATPPRPLMDPVTSASPPRPLMDPVTSATPPCHYFK from the coding sequence ATGGATCCTGTTACCAGTGCCACTCCGCCGCGCCCCCTCATGGATCCTGTTACCAGTGCCACTCCGCCGCGCCCCCTCATGGATCCTGTTACCAGTGCCACTCCGCCGCGCCCCTTCATGGATCCTGTTACCAGTGCCACTCCAACGGGCCGCCTCATGGATCCTCTTACCAGTGCCACTCCGCCGCACCCCCTCATGGATCCTGTTACCAGTGCCATTCCACCGCGCCCCCTCATGGATCCTGTTACCAGTGCCACTCCAACGGGCCACCTCATGGATCCTGTTACCAGTGCCACTCCGCCGCGCCCCCTCATGGATCCTGTTACCAGTGCCACTCCGCTGCGCCCTCTCATGGATCCTGTTACCAGTGCCAGTCCACCGCGCCCCCTCATGGATCCTGTTACCAGTGCCAGTCCACCGCGCCCCCTCATGGATCCTGTTACCAGTGCCACTCCGCCGCGCCCCCTCATGGATCCTGTTACCAGTGCCACTCCGCCGCGCCCTCTCATGGATCCTGTTACCAGTGCCAGTCCACCGCGCCCCCTCGTGGATCCTGTTACCAGTGCCACTCCGCCGCGCCCCCTCATGGATCCTGTTACCAGTGCCACTCCGCCGCGCCCCCTCATGGATCCTGTTACCAGTGCCAGTCCACCGCGCCCCCTCATGGATCCTGTTACCAGTGCCACTCCACCGTGCCACTACTTTAAGTAA